The Osmerus eperlanus chromosome 9, fOsmEpe2.1, whole genome shotgun sequence genomic sequence GCCAGAAAATGCGACGTGGTGAACAGAGGGTTGTCTGGCTACAACTCAAGGTGGGGCAAAATAATCCTTCCTCGCATCATCTCTGGCGACAGAGGTCCACACAACAAAATAGCAGCAGTAACAGTCTTCTTTGGAGCTAACGACTGTGCTCTGGAAGGCAAGTGCAACCACAGATGGCTCTAACGTCACAGCCTTGGTAAAAAGCTTTATGCTGCTCTAGAAATATTGAACAGGATAAGGAGATGTTATTTCTTATTTTTCCAGATAAGAACCCAAAGCAGCATGTCCCATTACAGGAGTACTCGGACAACCTTAAGGAGATAGCTAGGCACCTAGTGTCAGTGGGCGTAACTGCTGACAAGGTCATCTTCAtcactccacctcctctaaACGAGGCAGCCTGGCAGAAAGAGTGTGAACTGGCAGGTTCTCCCCTGAATCGTCTAAACTCAGTGGCAGGTCAGTATGCCCAGGCGTGTGTGCAGGCAGCTGGCCAGTGTGGGGCCGACATACTGGACCTCTGGACTCTCATGCAGAAAGATGGACAGGTGAGGTCCTCTCATGTACCATATCCTGCATCCCTGCTGTACATAATAAAACCCTCCTTGTCTGCATGTTACAAGGTGTCATGGATATCACAAATACATTAGACATACCCTGTGGTACAAGTCCCCTAATATCCAGGATGTTATTGTAATTTACACTAATTTAGAGTCTGTTATTATAGAATGATGCTGATGCCATCTTTGGTCCTCGGCTTTTCCACAGGACTTCACAGAGTTCCTCTCAGACGGGCTCCACCTTtcgctgaaggggaaccagttTGTGGCGGAGCAGCTCTGGAAGGTCCTGGAGAGACGGGTGGTGGATCTTCCCTTCATTCTGCCCTACTGGGGAGACGTCGACCCCGAACACCCTGAGGCCAGCTTGCTCTGTGACCGCTGACCTCAG encodes the following:
- the iah1 gene encoding isoamyl acetate-hydrolyzing esterase 1 homolog; this encodes MSTLKNILWPQVILFGDSITQYSFSSSGWGSDIANKLARKCDVVNRGLSGYNSRWGKIILPRIISGDRGPHNKIAAVTVFFGANDCALEDKNPKQHVPLQEYSDNLKEIARHLVSVGVTADKVIFITPPPLNEAAWQKECELAGSPLNRLNSVAGQYAQACVQAAGQCGADILDLWTLMQKDGQDFTEFLSDGLHLSLKGNQFVAEQLWKVLERRVVDLPFILPYWGDVDPEHPEASLLCDR